A DNA window from Castanea sativa cultivar Marrone di Chiusa Pesio chromosome 7, ASM4071231v1 contains the following coding sequences:
- the LOC142642369 gene encoding agamous-like MADS-box protein AGL61 codes for MVKKRASIGRQKIPIAKIPKKNHLQVTFSKRRSGLFKKASELCTLCGVEIAIIVFSPAEKVFSFGHPEVESILDRYLTRNPPPGSSAHQLIEAHRTANVREFNIHLTQILNQLEAEKKRGEALDQIRKSNQRQFWWEAPFNQLGLHELEQLRASMEELKKNVVKQANKILIGSTTNSSQFLAVNGIGSSADLFENKHAEFNASSTMPNVYNFGYGNGLF; via the coding sequence ATGGTGAAAAAGAGGGCTAGCATAGGACGCCAAAAGATTCCAATTGCAAAAATACCAAAGAAAAATCATCTACAAGTTACATTCTCTAAACGCCGTTCAGGACTTTTTAAAAAGGCTAGTGAGCTTTGCACACTTTGTGGGGTTGAGATTGCAATAATAGTTTTCTCCCCAGCAGAGAAGGTCTTCTCTTTTGGCCACCCGGAAGTTGAGTCCATTCTTGATCGATATCTTACTCGAAACCCTCCACCGGGATCTAGTGCTCACCAACTTATTGAAGCTCATCGAACTGCTAATGTTCGCGAGTTCAACATACACCTAACTCAAATTCTTAATCAATTGGAAGCCGAGAAAAAGCGGGGAGAAGCTCTTGACCAAATAAGGAAGTCTAACCAGAGGCAGTTCTGGTGGGAAGCCCCTTTCAATCAGCTTGGATTGCATGAGCTCGAGCAATTGAGGGCATCAATGGAGGAGCTAAAGAAGAATGTGGTAAAACAAGCCAACAAGATCTTGATTGGCTCTACTACCAACTCTTCCCAATTTTTGGCAGTGAATGGTATTGGAAGTAGTGCTGATTTGTTTGAGAACAAACATGCAGAGTTTAATGCTTCTTCCACTATGCCTAATGTCTATAATTTTGGCTATGGAAATGggcttttctga
- the LOC142644199 gene encoding agamous-like MADS-box protein AGL62, translating to MAKQNLSMGRKKTGCTKILSKSHRHVTFSKRRSGLFKKASELCTLCGAEIAIVVFSPAGKVFSFGHPNVEPILDRFLTGNPKLGSKKHQLIEAHQNANVRELNNYLTQIINQVEAEKKYGEALDHMRGANQRQCWWEAPINELGLHELEQLRVSIEELKKNVAIQANEILFQSTPNSSLHLEMNGIEYVDFLESKHKVDAASTIPNAYDFAYGDLL from the coding sequence ATGGCAAAGCAAAATCTTAGCATGGGTCGCAAAAAGACAGGGTGTACAAAAATTCTGAGCAAAAGTCATCGACATGTTACATTCTCCAAACGTCGGTCAGGGCTTTTCAAGAAAGCTAGTGAGCTTTGTACACTTTGTGGGGCTGAGATTGCCATTGTTGTTTTCTCACCAGCGGGCAAGGTTTTCTCATTTGGTCACCCCAACGTTGAGCCTATACTTGATCGTTTTCTTACTGGAAACCCTAAATTGGGGTCCAAGAAACACCAGCTCATTGAAGCTCATCAAAATGCTAATGTTCGTGAGCTCAACAATTATCTCACTCAAATTATTAATCAAGTCGAAGCTGAGAAAAAGTATGGAGAAGCACTTGACCACATGAGGGGAGCTAACCAAAGACAATGCTGGTGGGAAGCTCCAATCAATGAGCTTGGGCTGCATGAGTTAGAGCAATTAAGGGTTTCGATTGAGGAGCTAAAGAAGAATGTAGCAATACAAGCCAACGAGATTTTGTTTCAGTCTACTCCTAATTCTTCACTACACTTGGAGATGAATGGTATagaatatgttgattttcttgagAGCAAACATAAAGTTGATGCTGCTTCTACTATCCCTAATGCCTACGATTTTGCTTATGGGGATctgctttaa